In Glycine max cultivar Williams 82 chromosome 4, Glycine_max_v4.0, whole genome shotgun sequence, the genomic stretch ATAAAATGATTGACAGACTCCATGATCAGtggataaattaatttaagagtaGTATCTTCCGACTCCTCAATAAGGAGAGAAGAATGATTACCGTGTCAAATTAAATAACAGTAAAATACTATAGTTGTGTCTGAGTGTGATGTTGTGGGAAGCGAGAGAAACAAGGGGCGCGAGTGTTTGGTGGGTGGGTGATGCCATCAAAGATTCATATTGTTAtaataaaaaggatttttattgTGTTTATCGTCATTACTTAATCTAAATGGTTAATTCTTGGATGGTACAAGCAAAGTCTCCTTcgttgtatatatattattctgtACAATCCACGTCGATATGGGTTAGCTAGGGGTGCGCATTACGCTCcctcattttaattaaatgttattttaaactCACTTCGAGTGGTGACCTTGTTGATATAGGGAAGCAGAATGCCATTTTTGTCTCATGCAGAGAGCTTTTGAATTGATGATATCCTTCATCACACTTTGGTTGTTCATGTCATATTACTGTTGTATTGATTATTATTGAAGCAAATATATAAGAGGGGTCCCGTTAATTAGTATCTTATTTTTAGTTGGTGGTACTCATATATGGGAGATCATACAGAATCTTGCAATAGCGGAATTttcaattctggatggaacctaAGTCCAAAACAGAGGCAGAAGGTTGGAGTTTATAACGAGGTTCTATGTAGACTTAGGGAATTGAATGTCCCAGAGGCTATGGTTCCTGGTTTTGAGGATGAGCTTTGGGCACACTTCTATCGCCTTCCTTCTAGGTACGCCGAATTCTCTTGTTCTCGCTGTATATTCTTGTCTTAAGAAAAATGGAAATCTTAacgaaaaaaaagaattacttGTTGGTTGGGGTGGTTCAAAATGTTGATTTTTGTTCTTACTTTCTAGTTCAATCCTTAAACCGCTATTCTTCttatttaatttgtgtttttcgTAAAAGAATGCTTACTCTTTTTCTATCTTTCTGTTTGGAACTCGTTAATCTATATTCACGGAGTTGTGTGGAGACTTGCAATTGCTAATTTTGTCAATTATATGCGCATATGTTAATATTAGGTATGCATTGGACATGAATGTGGAGAGGGCACAAGATGTTCTTATGCATAAAAGGTTACTGGACATCGCACGAGCCCCAACTACAGCATTCGGGCCTGCAGTTGAAGTCCGTCTTGTACAGGTAATTCATCTAGAAACTAATTATGTAACCTGTTTTTATATAAGcactttttaagaaaaaaatgagataaattttttccataagctacaataatataaaagttcTTTCATGTAATTtctccaaaaaaatgaaaaaacatttaaaaattaattaatgattaactTATGAAgaactaattttaacttaaggattttatttttatttttttcgttttctAAAAGTGCTTTTAGAAAGCTTATTCAAACATGTCCGTAATAAGATTATTAATTGATAGCAGATAAAGTTTTGACCTCTAACGTTTGCTTTCCCTTCGCCTTCATCGGTCAATTTTTCCATGATTCCACTTACTATACTGTATGTCTGTATGTACTATTACGCACTTGAATATGGCCATTGGCATTAGGCAACATTGTTGGAGAAGGAACCTACGTCACGCTTCCATTACTACAAAAagtttatgataatatataaatggaattgtaattttgttatgtGGATTTTAACttcgttatttttttgttaatcgtatattagatatttataatttttatcattttaggtTTTAAAATTGGGCCCGCTAACTACTCCATTTGTTTGCGGTCTAAATGACGAGGGATTTTCTTCCTACATTAAAAGAAAATCTTCTACacctaatattttttgaaatattctaaaattacccatttttgaaatatttcaaaACATACGGATTTGTAATTCGAAATAAttatacggattgtcaatccgtataatTCTTACGAATTATAAATCCGTAATGATTTTACGGATTGTAAATTCGTAATGACTTTACGGATTGCGAATCCGTAATGGCCTTACATTCCCCACCCACACACCCACCATAGACCTCTGCCAGCAGTTCATGGACTGCTACGCTAACTCTGCCACAACGTAGCACCGCCACCTCCTCGCCACCGCCCTTCGTGGAATCTTGCCGCAGAGCGCCTCCCCCTCACGCTGCTCGCGTACTTTGCTGTCACCATCTTTGCCCTCAATGCCTTTGAGGTGGGGCTAGACCCCGTGGCGTTGTTTGCCCTCGTGTCCCGTTCGGCGGCATCGTTGCACTAGAGTCATGAAAGGCTGTTGAGATCCTCGTGATGGCGTTGGTCGGGGAGGGAGTGGGCGCGACATACGAGAGGTCCATGATGAAGTGGCATGCGTAAGGTCCATGGTCTTAGGGATTGTGAATCTGTAATGACCTTAAGGATTGTGAATCCATAATGGTCTtacagattgacaatccgtaaagGTTATACGTAtgggtgtttttggtttttcacTCTCATTGCTGGGTGTAGAAGACAAATGATTGATGCAAGAAGAAAATCCCAATGACTGAATGTGaaccaaataaaatatgatCCACTTAATAAGTGATCAGCCCGAtccaatttatttaaatacagATCAAAATAGACCAAACAAGCCCATATACCCACCTAGTAAGGTCTTAttcttttgtcctttttttttatcactctcaaaaaataatccatttcaaaaaacgtaaaaaacatagtaattttttaaacctttatttaggattatatttgtttaatagtaattttttctttaatagttatatttgttttttgtataatttattaatttaattattaacaagtattaatattttattttcattaaatatatcgattttttataacaatactTTCCAAAAATAATCTcaggttaaataataaattaataaaaaaatatatacacataaGAAATTATCATGTTCTGATTTCATTAGTATATATAAAGAACATTAATGTATTCACTTTATCAGACAATGGAAACTTTGCGGGTACGTGCTGATTGATTTTGCTAGACTTggcaatatatattttatgcagGTTGGTTCTGCTTCAGCTGGTCATTCTAGTAAATCCCTTCATTCAAACTCACAAAGTAAAGTTTGTCCTGAAGATTCTGGTATTCCAGGCAACATGAGGCATGATTATGGGAATATTTACCTGcctttaattgttattttcatttatacaCCTATTATGGTTTTTTACAGTGTTCTTATCACCTATATATCTTTTATGCCTTATATAAACTTTTCCAacggtttttttctttttttcgttCATGCTTTCTCAGCTTCCATCCTCCACCGGCTTTGGGTTCGTCAACTAATATGGAACTTGCTCTTGGCGAGAGCCAGTTACAAGTTCGAGACAGGGAtaactatttgaatttttatgcaCATTATGCCCGGTAAAATGTTCAATCATAatctttaactttaatttttattacttccTTTTGCTACTGATCTACTTTTCATTTGGTTAAACTTACCTTTCTTTTTAATATCAGGACTTTTCCTTcatttgtaataaatttttttctttatgtctATTTCCTTATGTCAATAAACATGATGATATTTGTATAGTGATACATTTTTACATgagattaagagaaaaaaatcagGTCGTAAACCATACATACATGAGATTACTTAAACATgccatataaaattaatagtagtagtaaaaaatatttattcttcttaattttatattaaacacCCCTTGATGAGTTGTTGTAAACTTCCAGTAATTATTTACCAttcttataggaaaaaaaaaatacattagaaGTCCTCTCACTGTATATTTGTGTTCTTGATCAAggggttctttttttttattgcttgaaacttttgtttataattataacttttcATCCTACTACTTGCGGCAGGCCCATACATGAAATCACAATTTCAACAAATGACAAGCCAAAACTTCTCTCTCAGGTAGTTAATCTTGTTATTGTGGTGCAAACCTATGCCCTACCGTTTTctatttttctgatttttttcagAAATTCTTGTTTCAATATGTCCAATGcgttatgttttttctttaacaatCCTAATGGGGTTTGATGGGGAAGGGAATGGAGGGGCAGGGGACTAGCTTTCCTTCTCAGTTTTCACTGAATGTTGTTGGCTCCTCCTGCCCCTCAAATTCAGGGGTTAACGATTTTATTTGTCTATACTCTAAGGATATAATAGTAAGTTActtaatttttcttctctttccttcCCCTCATTTGAGCCAAACGGTGAATCACAAGGCCTTGGAGTCTTCTAATCACACTTACAGGATATGTTTAGTAAAATGCaaacaaaatttacaataaacaGGTATAATATCTTTGAATTCCATTGCATAATGCTTATGATGTGAAGGCTCCCAGAATCTCTATTTTATTGATCTTAGTTTTATACAACTATTgataacaacaacaagaaaatatttttcccagAGAGCTACAAAAAACTATTACTATTGTTGAATAATTAGTGAGGACTGAACTTACGGATTTCCGTTTGAATCTTTAACAACAGTCATTTTGATGTTTAGTCTTGTTTGTGTATCATGGATGCTAGTGATATTAGTATACTTTTCTTGAGGCCGCCACAGCAATTTGAACAATACGTATTACAGTGCAcatattgtatatatttttgacAAATAGGGGATAGACATGTAATATGCAGTCTTAGTTTTCATTTCCTTCACACCATCCAGATTCCAGAAAATGCATGCGATTTTTATTCCTTCATTAAATATATGCAGAAATCAAGGTTTTTATAGTTTAAGCTTTTGTGTTGAACTACAGTTGACATCCTTACTATCTGAGACTGGGTTGGACATTCAAGAAGCACATGCTTTTTCGACAATAGATGGCTATTCATTGGatgtttttgttgttggtggTTGGGCGGTTGAGGTATTTTCCTCTACTCTTTTGTGTTGGAAATACAATAGTTCATTTAATTGTGTTTCTCATGGAACTGGGGAAAACATGTTTTGAATTGAACTGCAAATGCAATCCTTTTTTAAGTTTGGCAACATAGAACTTACTAGCTCTCAGACTTTGATAGGATGTACCATTGAGTATTGACACTTTATAATGTAACAAAAGAAAGGAGAATATACTATTGAACTCTATTTTTGTCCCTCATTTCTTCATAACAAGGTTACTTGACATATGTCCATGTCTGAGATTGTAGGAAACAGAGAAGTTAAAATATGAACTAGCTAAGAAAGTTCAGAGGCTCCAGGTAGGCCACTTGTGGTTACATGTTTACTGCTTATGTTTGAAGATAAACTTTTACCTGCAATAATGTtatttacacatttttttcctaCCATTTCTCTGTTATATAaccaagtaaaaataaattctgaCATTATTCTTTTACCTATATTTGTTCAgtcaaatgtaaaaatattgataagcaagtaaaaatccttttacttATAATGAAAAAAGATCAGTGGTTTCCCCAAGCCCCCTGCCGTCAGTATCATGATTTGCACCCAAAATTCCATGTCTAGTTTATGGCGGCAGTTTTCTTCCCCAGTTATATTCATGTTGATAGTTCAATTTCCCTAGTTAATAACAAAAGTTGATCATATTTAACATTTACTTACAAATTAAAAAGTTCAGTAGTTCTTGCTTTAGTTTGAGTGGAAGGTAATTGATGgagaaatatacatatataagttagtagtagaatttttaattttctagatTAATATTAGCTTAGCAAATAAAGTGTTGCCTGAATCTCCCTTCTCCCACTTTTATAATAGAGGATTAtttataagttgtttttttttgggtggAAATCTGGAAGCAAcctcaattgaaaaaaaatgggaGTCTTCCTACTGCAAAGCAAGAGCAAACCAGGATGAACTTTATCTGGAGAATTGGTGCTGGGTGTTtaagatatgaaaataaaattgcatcTGGACCTTTCAGTGATTTGTTAGTATTAtcattccttcttcttgatttgtATGTGGATCAGTAAATGTTGAGTTACTGATTAGTTGAAACAGGTATAAAGGTACGTTCTGCAATCAAGATGTAGCCATCAAAGTCCTTAAACATGAGAGTTTGAATGACAATATGCTAAGAGAGTTTGCTCAGGAAGTGTATATCCTAAGGTTCGTTTTATCCCAACTTCCATTCATCACCCCTACCATTGAGCCTGTTCTTCTTCGAATTTCCGTATTTTCATGAAAACAACATGTAAAGACTTGTCTAACAATTGAAttggaataaataaaatagttaaatatttcAGAGGTTCTTTTCCTAAATTGTCGGTTCAAATGATTATGGTTCATATAAAATCTGTTGTCCAAATGCTTCTATGCTGAAGTtgtagagagtgagagagaaagggaaaagatacattaataatctttttttcctttctatgcAATATAGAAACTTGCCTATTTGTGCTTTAATGCAATTCTTTAAATGAACAGCCCCAAGCTTGGATTAAAGGTGAGTAGGTGAGGGTTGTGTTTGGTAGTTGACAGTCAATTTAACACTTTGTTGAATCTGTTTAACATGGATCAATGAGTAGCCAATCCCACCTAGTGGAAAAAGACTTGGTTGTTGTTGTCAATAATTTATGCAATATAGGACGTTATCTCATTGAGTTATATAGTCTGTAGCCAATTCATggctttttcaaatttaattcttgcagtaaaattcagcacaagaatGTTGTCAAATTTGTTGGCGCTTGTACAAAACCCCCAAACCTTTACCTTGTCACAGGTGAAATTTGTCCTTATTACTTTTTGCTTCTTGATTGTACAAGGTCAATGTAATGACACAAATATTGTCATTTTCAATGCATAATTTGTTCTCAGAATACATGTCTGGTGGAAGTATGTTTGACTTTTTGCATAAACAGAAGACTGTCCTTGCTCTTCCATCTTTACTCAAAGTAGCCATTGATGTTTCCGAAGGAATGAAATATTTGCATCAGAATGATATCATACATCGGGACCTTAAAGCAGCTAATCTTTTGATAGATGAGAATGGGGTAAGTTTACATTGTATATTTACTTTGGACTTCAGTGGCTAGTACTTCTTTGTTAATGCTGTCAACTTTTATACCACATTATTGTTAACTGCTCTGCAATTCTAGTTGGGTAAATTATTAGATGTCTTCCATCTGATTACATATTGAAAATAAAGTGATTGGTGATGCAAATCAATTAAAAGTCTGTGcaaatttaattgaatcatCCTTGGCAGATAAAGGAATCAAAATACATTTGCTTAGTTTTGGAATCAATATAGTGTAGTTGTGGATTAAACATCCtctcaatttattattataacatgtcaaaataagtttcaagttatttaaaattagagTTTTCGCAATTTGGGTTGATAACTTCAGGAATTCAGAACTAAAAATTAGCTACTGTATGAACATGTTGAGGTAGCATAAAAAGCCTTAAGGTGAAAACCTAATACAAGTCTAGAGTTGGATACTATAAGGTGATGCTTCAAATATCTTCTCTTGTAATGGATGATCTACCAACCATGTAATGCTTATGATAAAGCCTTGAAAATTTCATAtactgtaatttttttctagtttttttcgACATTTTTGTCTGCTACGTGcgttttcatctttatttaattacttcAGAAAGTTTAGGTATACTTGATCTTATGGCTTGAAGGAATTTATGCCTTTgtgtttgtattttaaatatcttttccAACAGGTAGTTAAGGTTTCCGATTTTGGTGTAGCTAGAGTGCATGATCAGTCTGGTATCATGACTGCAGAAACTGGAACTTACCGGTGGATGGCTCCGGAGGTCTGtg encodes the following:
- the LOC100818047 gene encoding serine/threonine-protein kinase STY46 isoform X1; this encodes MGDHTESCNSGIFNSGWNLSPKQRQKVGVYNEVLCRLRELNVPEAMVPGFEDELWAHFYRLPSRYALDMNVERAQDVLMHKRLLDIARAPTTAFGPAVEVRLVQVGSASAGHSSKSLHSNSQSKVCPEDSGIPGNMSFHPPPALGSSTNMELALGESQLQVRDRDNYLNFYAHYARPIHEITISTNDKPKLLSQLTSLLSETGLDIQEAHAFSTIDGYSLDVFVVGGWAVEETEKLKYELAKKVQRLQQPQLKKNGSLPTAKQEQTRMNFIWRIGAGCLRYENKIASGPFSDLYKGTFCNQDVAIKVLKHESLNDNMLREFAQEVYILSKIQHKNVVKFVGACTKPPNLYLVTEYMSGGSMFDFLHKQKTVLALPSLLKVAIDVSEGMKYLHQNDIIHRDLKAANLLIDENGVVKVSDFGVARVHDQSGIMTAETGTYRWMAPEVIEHKPYDQKADVFSFGIVLWEMLTGKLPYEHLSPLQAAVGVIQKGLRPQIPRHTHPKLVELLHWCWHQDSSLRPHFSEIQEFLLRVT
- the LOC100818047 gene encoding serine/threonine-protein kinase STY46 isoform X2; this translates as MGDHTESCNSGIFNSGWNLSPKQRQKVGVYNEVLCRLRELNVPEAMVPGFEDELWAHFYRLPSRYALDMNVERAQDVLMHKRLLDIARAPTTAFGPAVEVRLVQVGSASAGHSSKSLHSNSQSKVCPEDSGIPGNMSFHPPPALGSSTNMELALGESQLQVRDRDNYLNFYAHYARPIHEITISTNDKPKLLSQLTSLLSETGLDIQEAHAFSTIDGYSLDVFVVGGWAVEETEKLKYELAKKVQRLQQPQLKKNGSLPTAKQEQTRMNFIWRIGAGCLRYENKIASGPFSDLYKGTFCNQDVAIKVLKHESLNDNMLREFAQEVYILSKIQHKNVVKFVGACTKPPNLYLVTEYMSGGSMFDFLHKQKTVLALPSLLKVAIDVSEGMKYLHQNDIIHRDLKAANLLIDENGVVKVSDFGVARVHDQSGIMTAETGTYRWMAPEAWMRLFKDTIGSSL